The following are encoded in a window of Candidatus Palauibacter scopulicola genomic DNA:
- the rpe gene encoding ribulose-phosphate 3-epimerase encodes MVIAPSILAADYARLGAEVAEAEAAGVEWFQLDVMDGHFVPNLTIGLPVLESLRAVSDSFLDVHLMIDNPGEFLEPFAAAGADMLTVHQEVSAHLHGDLHRIRELGCYAGVALNPATPAETLSEVLGYVDLVLVMTVNPGFGGQKFIAEAVPKISTVLRMAADRGLAPPAIQVDGGIDPASAPVCAAAGASVFVAGSSVFRWAPGIAANMAALRDALAPHG; translated from the coding sequence ATGGTCATCGCCCCATCCATCCTCGCCGCCGACTACGCGCGGCTGGGGGCGGAGGTGGCCGAGGCGGAGGCGGCGGGCGTGGAGTGGTTCCAGCTCGACGTCATGGACGGGCACTTCGTGCCCAACCTCACGATCGGGCTGCCGGTGCTGGAGTCGTTGCGCGCCGTGTCCGACTCCTTCCTCGACGTGCACCTGATGATCGACAACCCGGGCGAGTTCCTCGAGCCGTTCGCGGCGGCCGGGGCCGACATGCTCACGGTCCACCAGGAGGTGTCGGCCCACCTGCACGGCGACCTGCACCGGATCCGGGAGCTTGGCTGCTACGCCGGCGTCGCGCTCAACCCGGCCACGCCCGCGGAGACGCTGTCGGAAGTCCTGGGATACGTGGACCTCGTCCTCGTGATGACGGTGAACCCGGGGTTTGGAGGACAGAAGTTCATCGCCGAGGCGGTGCCGAAGATTTCCACGGTGCTTCGAATGGCCGCGGATCGCGGGCTGGCTCCGCCGGCCATCCAGGTGGACGGGGGGATCGATCCCGCGTCCGCGCCCGTGTGCGCCGCGGCGGGGGCGTCGGTGTTCGTGGCCGGTTCCTCGGTCTTCCGCTGGGCGCCCGGCATCGCCGCGAACATGGCGGCGCTGCGCGACGCGCTCGCGCCCCACGGCTGA
- a CDS encoding glycine C-acetyltransferase: MTLYEERDGMTSNVNRGLEHRLVSELGEMRENGVHKELLHIMGRQAPVVDIDGLGETINMCSNNYLGLCDEPSVMQAVKDGVDEYGAGTSSVRFICGTFDIHRELEAKIADFLETPASLTYTSAWNANEGLFAPLLGADDALISDRLNHACIIDGIRLCKARRFIYDHMDMDSLRDALEASRDARHRLVITDGIFSMEGEIAPLPEIRELCDRYDAIMAVDDSHSTGVLGDTGRGTPEHFGMHGEVDIVTSTLGKALGGMAGGFTASSEAVIDYLVQASRTQLFTNALPCHSAAGAMAAIEHLEGHPELVARLRDNTEYYREGLIELGYKPIPGGTPIVPVIIGKTADAIRLSRELLREGVFVIGFGYPVVPRGEARIRCQLSAAHERGHIDAALAALKKVGERLHLI, from the coding sequence ATGACACTGTATGAGGAGCGGGATGGGATGACGTCGAACGTGAACCGGGGCCTCGAGCACCGCCTCGTCTCCGAACTAGGAGAGATGAGGGAGAACGGGGTTCACAAGGAACTGCTGCACATCATGGGGCGGCAGGCTCCGGTCGTGGACATCGATGGTCTGGGCGAGACCATCAACATGTGCTCCAACAACTACCTGGGCCTGTGCGACGAACCCTCCGTGATGCAGGCGGTGAAGGACGGGGTGGACGAGTACGGGGCGGGGACGTCCTCGGTGCGCTTCATCTGCGGGACGTTCGACATCCACCGCGAACTCGAGGCGAAGATCGCGGACTTCCTCGAGACGCCGGCCTCGCTCACCTACACCTCCGCGTGGAACGCGAACGAGGGTCTCTTCGCGCCGCTCCTGGGCGCGGATGACGCCCTGATCTCGGACCGGCTCAACCACGCCTGCATCATCGACGGGATCCGCCTCTGCAAGGCGCGCCGCTTCATCTACGACCATATGGACATGGACTCGCTGCGCGATGCCCTCGAGGCGAGCCGCGACGCGCGCCACCGGCTCGTCATCACCGACGGCATCTTCTCGATGGAAGGGGAGATCGCGCCGCTCCCGGAGATCCGGGAACTGTGCGACCGCTACGACGCGATCATGGCCGTGGACGACTCGCACTCGACGGGGGTGCTGGGCGACACGGGACGGGGGACGCCCGAGCACTTCGGGATGCACGGCGAGGTCGACATCGTCACGTCGACGCTCGGCAAGGCGCTCGGGGGCATGGCGGGCGGCTTCACGGCCAGTTCCGAAGCCGTCATCGACTATCTCGTTCAGGCGTCGCGCACCCAGTTGTTCACCAACGCCCTGCCCTGCCATTCGGCGGCCGGGGCCATGGCCGCGATCGAGCACCTGGAGGGGCATCCGGAACTCGTGGCCCGGCTCCGCGACAACACGGAGTATTACCGCGAGGGATTGATCGAACTCGGATACAAGCCGATTCCCGGCGGCACGCCCATCGTCCCCGTCATCATCGGAAAGACGGCGGACGCGATCCGGCTCAGCCGCGAACTGCTGCGCGAGGGCGTGTTCGTCATCGGGTTCGGGTATCCCGTGGTCCCGCGCGGGGAGGCCCGGATCCGCTGTCAGCTGTCCGCCGCGCACGAGCGCGGACACATCGACGCCGCCCTCGCCGCCCTGAAGAAGGTGGGAGAGCGGCTCCACCTGATCTGA